One genomic window of Cricetulus griseus strain 17A/GY unplaced genomic scaffold, alternate assembly CriGri-PICRH-1.0 unplaced_scaffold_74, whole genome shotgun sequence includes the following:
- the LOC113838852 gene encoding patatin-like phospholipase domain-containing protein 4 isoform X2, whose amino-acid sequence MTWPVGVSFAACGFLGVYHLGAAMALRAHGAGLLRDVTAFAGASAGALVAAALLTAPGSLEACTRFAHALAEDTRRQALGPATPGFDFMERLRSGVDRILPANAHELARDRLHVSITNARTRENRLVSCFASRDDLIQVLLASSFIPVYMGLKPVEYAGQTWVDGGLTDSLPVLPAGRTVTVSPFCGRHDVSPRDPGWRGAYARVCNQDVAVSPANLARLTRALFPPTRVTLESLFRDGFRDTVGFLRREGRFR is encoded by the exons ATGACGTGGCCCGTGGGCGTGTCCTTCGCGGCCTGCGGCTTCCTGGGCGTGTACCACCTGGGGGCGGCCATGGCATTGCGCGCGCACGGGGCGGGGCTGCTGCGTGACGTCACGGCCTTCGCGGGCGCCTCGGCCGGGGCCCTGGTGGCGGCGGCGCTGCTGACGGCGCCGGGGAGTCTGGAG GCCTGCACACGCTTCGCACACGCGCTGGCCGAGGACACGCGGCGTCAGGCCCTGGGCCCGGCCACGCCCGGCTTCGACTTCATGGAGCGGCTGAG GAGCGGCGTGGACCGGATCCTCCCCGCGAACGCACACGAGCTGGCGCGTGACCGGCTGCACGTGTCCATCACCAACGCGCGCACACGCGAGAACCGCCTGGTGTCCTGCTTCGCTTCCCGTGACGACCTCATCCAG GTTCTCCTCGCCAGCAGCTTCATCCCCGTCTACATGGGACTCAAGCCCGTGGAGTACGCGGGGCAG ACCTGGGTGGACGGCGGCCTCACCGACAGCCTCCCCGTGCTCCCCGCGGGCCGCACCGTGACCGTGTCCCCGTTCTGCGGCCGCCATGACGTGTCGCCGCGCGACCCCGGCTGGCGCGGCGCGTACGCGCGCGTGTGCAACCAGGACGTGGCG GTCTCCCCCGCGAACCTCGCCCGCCTGACACGCGCGCTGTTCCCCCCGACACGCGTGACCCTGGAGTCGCTGTTCCGTGACGGCTTCCGCGACACCGTGGGCTTCCTGCGCCGCGAGGGCCGCTTCCGGTGA
- the LOC113838852 gene encoding patatin-like phospholipase domain-containing protein 4 isoform X1, whose protein sequence is MTWPVGVSFAACGFLGVYHLGAAMALRAHGAGLLRDVTAFAGASAGALVAAALLTAPGSLEACTRFAHALAEDTRRQALGPATPGFDFMERLRSGVDRILPANAHELARDRLHVSITNARTRENRLVSCFASRDDLIQVLLASSFIPVYMGLKPVEYAGQTWVDGGLTDSLPVLPAGRTVTVSPFCGRHDVSPRDPGWRGAYARVCNQDVAVSPGRGFLCARLAPDHALSAPHPVQVSPANLARLTRALFPPTRVTLESLFRDGFRDTVGFLRREGRFR, encoded by the exons ATGACGTGGCCCGTGGGCGTGTCCTTCGCGGCCTGCGGCTTCCTGGGCGTGTACCACCTGGGGGCGGCCATGGCATTGCGCGCGCACGGGGCGGGGCTGCTGCGTGACGTCACGGCCTTCGCGGGCGCCTCGGCCGGGGCCCTGGTGGCGGCGGCGCTGCTGACGGCGCCGGGGAGTCTGGAG GCCTGCACACGCTTCGCACACGCGCTGGCCGAGGACACGCGGCGTCAGGCCCTGGGCCCGGCCACGCCCGGCTTCGACTTCATGGAGCGGCTGAG GAGCGGCGTGGACCGGATCCTCCCCGCGAACGCACACGAGCTGGCGCGTGACCGGCTGCACGTGTCCATCACCAACGCGCGCACACGCGAGAACCGCCTGGTGTCCTGCTTCGCTTCCCGTGACGACCTCATCCAG GTTCTCCTCGCCAGCAGCTTCATCCCCGTCTACATGGGACTCAAGCCCGTGGAGTACGCGGGGCAG ACCTGGGTGGACGGCGGCCTCACCGACAGCCTCCCCGTGCTCCCCGCGGGCCGCACCGTGACCGTGTCCCCGTTCTGCGGCCGCCATGACGTGTCGCCGCGCGACCCCGGCTGGCGCGGCGCGTACGCGCGCGTGTGCAACCAGGACGTGGCGGTGAGTCCGGGGCGGGGCTTCCTGTGCGCTCGCCTagcccctgaccacgccctttcCGCCCCACATCCCGTGCAGGTCTCCCCCGCGAACCTCGCCCGCCTGACACGCGCGCTGTTCCCCCCGACACGCGTGACCCTGGAGTCGCTGTTCCGTGACGGCTTCCGCGACACCGTGGGCTTCCTGCGCCGCGAGGGCCGCTTCCGGTGA
- the LOC113838852 gene encoding patatin-like phospholipase domain-containing protein 4 isoform X3, with protein MTWPVGVSFAACGFLGVYHLGAAMALRAHGAGLLRDVTAFAGASAGALVAAALLTAPGSLEACTRFAHALAEDTRRQALGPATPGFDFMERLRSGVDRILPANAHELARDRLHVSITNARTRENRLVSCFASRDDLIQPRPVLCARARVCSCMCLCPCVCHVACSRSRASRVLPRTGSPRQQLHPRLHGTQARGVRGADLGGRRPHRQPPRAPRGPHRDRVPVLRPP; from the exons ATGACGTGGCCCGTGGGCGTGTCCTTCGCGGCCTGCGGCTTCCTGGGCGTGTACCACCTGGGGGCGGCCATGGCATTGCGCGCGCACGGGGCGGGGCTGCTGCGTGACGTCACGGCCTTCGCGGGCGCCTCGGCCGGGGCCCTGGTGGCGGCGGCGCTGCTGACGGCGCCGGGGAGTCTGGAG GCCTGCACACGCTTCGCACACGCGCTGGCCGAGGACACGCGGCGTCAGGCCCTGGGCCCGGCCACGCCCGGCTTCGACTTCATGGAGCGGCTGAG GAGCGGCGTGGACCGGATCCTCCCCGCGAACGCACACGAGCTGGCGCGTGACCGGCTGCACGTGTCCATCACCAACGCGCGCACACGCGAGAACCGCCTGGTGTCCTGCTTCGCTTCCCGTGACGACCTCATCCAG CCGCGTCCCGTGCTCTGTGCGCGTGCCCgcgtgtgttcatgcatgtgtctgtgtccttGCGTGTGTCACGTCGCGTGTTCCCGGTCACGCGCGTCCCGCGTTCTCCCGCGCACAGGTTCTCCTCGCCAGCAGCTTCATCCCCGTCTACATGGGACTCAAGCCCGTGGAGTACGCGGGGCAG ACCTGGGTGGACGGCGGCCTCACCGACAGCCTCCCCGTGCTCCCCGCGGGCCGCACCGTGACCGTGTCCCCGTTCTGCGGCCGCCATGA
- the LOC113838854 gene encoding steryl-sulfatase-like, translating into MCSEPEVPPRGAGSRPGGGGAGGAGPAGRGLGGFHSAGAAGGGRAGASRDEKAASRVCGEKRVPRPPQDDGALPLLPPLLLCSACRAHARTPPAQANFVLIMADDFGIGDPGCYGNTTLRTPNIDRLAREGVKLTQHLAASPLCTPSRAAFLTGRYPVRSGMASHNRVGVFLFTASSGGLPPSEITFARLLQERGYATGLVGKWHLGLSCRHRSDFCHHPLRHGFSFFHGFPLTNLRDCRPGAGTVFGAAVRAAVFAPLQALCACVLTLRCCAACAWPASPTRPSRRWAAAGGVAAAFLGFLRYFRPANCFLMSGYDVAQQPAAYDGLARGLAEQAVGFIHRHAHTPFMLLLSFMHVHTAHFAGPEFARRSLHGAYGDAAEEMDWSVGQVLDALDRLGLANDTLVYFTSDHGAHVEEVSAKGEMHGGSNGVYKGGKATNWEGGIRVPGLLRYPRRLAPGLEIAEPTSNMDLFPTVAALAGAELPADRIIDGRDLMPLLQRQTPRSAHEFLFHYCNAYLNAVRWSPRNETAVWKAFYFTPKFDPPGANGCFSTHVCFCFGDHVTHHDPPLLFDLSRDPGERRPLTPASEPRYHAVLAAMQEAAAAHARTLDPDVPDQLSLGNLMWKPWLQLCCDSAPSALACHCAGDR; encoded by the exons ATGTGCAGCGAACCGGAAGTCCCGCCCCGCGG AGCTGGGTCGCGGCCCGGAGGGGGCGGGGCCGGGGGGGCGGGGCCGGCGGGGCGGGGCCTCGGCGGGTTCCACAGCGCGGGCGCCGCGGGCGGAGGACGAGCTGGGGCCTCGCGGGACGAG aaGGCGGCTTCTCGAGTGTGCGGCGAGAAGCGTGTTCCACGGCCACCGCAG GACGATGGCgccctccccctcctcccgcCGCTGCTGCTCTGCTCAGCGTGTCGCGCGCACGCGCGGACCCCGCCCGCCCAGGCCAACTTCGTGCTCATCATGGCCGACGACTTCGGCATCGGGGACCCCGGCTGCTACGGGAACACGACGCTCAG GACCCCGAACATCGACCGCCTGGCCCGCGAGGGCGTGAAGCTGACCCAGCACCTGGCGGCCTCGCCCCTGTGCACGCCCAGCCGCGCGGCCTTCCTCACGGGGCGGTACCCCGTGCGCTCAG GCATGGCGTCGCACAACCGCGTGGGCGTGTTCCTGTTCACCGCGTCCTCGGGCGGGCTGCCCCCCAGCGAGATCACGTTCGCGCGGCTGCTGCAGGAGCGCGGCTACGCCACGGGGCTGGTCG GGAAGTGGCACCTGGGCCTGAGCTGCCGCCACCGCTCCGACTTCTGCCACCACCCGCTGCGCCACGGCTTCTCCTTCTTCCACGGGTTCCCCCTGACCAACCTGCGCGACTGCCGCCCCGGCGCGGGCACCGTGTTCGGGGCCGCGGTGCGCGCGGCGGTGTTCGCGCCGCTGCAGGCGCTGTGCGCGTGCGTCCTGACGCTGCGCTGCTGCGCTGCCTGCGCCTGGCCCGCGTCCCCCACGCGGCCTTCGCGGCGCTGGGCTGCTGCGGGGGGCGTGGCCGCCGCCTTCCTCGGCTTCCTGCGCTACTTCCGCCCGGCCAACTGCTTCCTCATGAGCGGCTACGACGTCGCGCAGCAGCCGGCGGCCTACGACGGGCTCGCCCGGGGCCTGGCGGAGCAGGCCGTGGGCTTCATCCACAG GCACGCGCACACGCCCTTCATGCTGCTCCTGTCCTTCATGCACGTGCACACGGCGCACTTCGCGGGGCCCGAGTTCGCGCGGCGCAGCCTCCACGGGGCCTACGGGGACGCGGCCGAGGAGATGGACTGGAGCGTGG GTCAGGTCCTCGACGCCCTGGACCGCCTGGGCCTGGCGAACGACACGCTCGTCTACTTCACGTCGGACCACGGCGCACACGTGGAGGAGGTCAGCGCCAAGGGCGAGATGCACGGCGGCAGCAACGGGGTCTACAAAG GCGGCAAAGCCACCAACTGGGAGGGCGGCATCCGAGTGCCCGGGCTCCTGCGCTACCCGCGCCGCCTCGCGCCCGGCCTGGAGATCGCCGAGCCCACGAGCAACATGGACCTTTTCCCCACGGTGGCCGCGCTGGCGGGGGCGGAGCTTCCGGCTGACAG GATCATCGACGGGCGCGACCTGATGCCGCTGCTGCAGCGCCAGACCCCGCGGTCGGCGCACGAGTTCCTCTTCCACTACTGCAACGCCTACCTCAACGCCGTGCGCTGGAGCCCGCGCAACG AGACCGCCGTGTGGAAGGCCTTCTACTTCACGCCCAAGTTCGACCCCCCGGGCGCCAACGGCTGCTTCTCCACCCACGTGTGCTTCTGCTTCGGCGACCACGTGACGCACCACGACCCCCCGCTGCTCTTCGACCTCTCGCGCGACCCCGGCGAGCGCCGCCCCCTGACGCCGGCCTCGGAGCCCCGCTACCACGCCGTGCTGGCCGCCATGCAGGAGGCGGCGgccgcgcacgcgcgcacgctcGACCCCGATGTGCCCGACCAGCTGTCGCTCGGGAACCTCATGTGGAAGCCGTGGCTGCAGCTGTGCTGCGACTCCGCCCCCTCCGCGCTCGCGTGTCACTGCGCGGGCGACCGCTGA